One region of Armigeres subalbatus isolate Guangzhou_Male chromosome 3, GZ_Asu_2, whole genome shotgun sequence genomic DNA includes:
- the LOC134227991 gene encoding zinc finger imprinted 3 has translation MNFSAFGGPFSGIHQFAAKFGSNDGAFTSTTNSAVAAVTGNGTGPGGIGGIGGATPGISVSASGTNIGQQDLNRYHGSTNGNHFNQNTTSMINTPMSYGQNITLPYSQPQPDHGFTNNMQVDNKLKNTIKVDRDEMINQQILQNVNQSWQTLANPSNTVDYSSHLLSATLPISIQHFLKYSETIKKESNNVGSGLASPGPLSGLIGVETNAFNVQKDLLNLKNGSNLNLALGNVAVSAAAASLGLNHQHFTHHTNNHQDNSQNYGGINQLPILSSNVTNSQQQLGSQQNGMNGTVNGNANAVPTTNSNNANNATGNAANSTTTTTTTGKGKSKRQKKEKKRKPPKEKKPRPKPGQIRETKALDGSPLFCCPECQMAYPERGLIEQHVISHAVERRFVCDICHAALKRKDHLTRHKLSHIPDRPHICSICLKSFKRKEQLTLHIVIHTGEKKHVCNECGKGFYRKDHLRKHTRSHIARRVKSEMSAQSGTGNGSNSSNSNNNNNNNNAALAPSLMATNMQGAPVTAS, from the exons ATGAATTTCTCTGCGTTTGGGGGCCCATTCTCCGGGATCCACCAGTTCGCGGCCAAGTTCGGCAGCAATGATGGGGCATTCACCAGCACGACGAATTCGGCGGTGGCAGCCGTGACTGGAAATGGTACCGGACCAGGCGGAATTGGAGGGATTGGCGGTGCGACTCCAGGAATTTCCGTTAGCGCCAGCGGTACCAACATTGGCCAGCAGGATCTAAATCGATATCACGGATCCACTAACGGGAACCATTTCAATCAGAATACTACCTCAA tgatCAACACGCCAATGTCATATGGACAAAATATTACTCTTCCGTATAGTCAGCCACAACCCGATCATGGCTTTACTAACAACATGCAAGTGGATAATAAGCTGAAGAATACGATCAAGGTCGATCGAGACGAGATGATCAACCAGCAAATATTGCAAAATGTCAACCAATCTTGGCAAACGCTGGCCAACCCATCAAACACAGTGGATTATTCGTCCCACCTTTTATCCGCCACTCTACCCATTTCCATACAGCACTTTCTTAAATATTCCGAAACCATCAAGAAAGAATCGAACaacgttggatctggattggcaTCCCCTGGACCGCTCAGTGGATTGATCGGCGTCGAAACTAATGCGTTCAATGTCCAAAAAGActtgttaaatttgaaaaatggttCTAATTTGAATTTGGCACTGGGGAATGTGGCAGTGAGTGCTGCGGCAGCCAGTCTAGGGCTCAATCACCAGCATTTTACGCATCATACGAATAATCATCAGGACAATAGTCAAAACTACGGAGGCATCAATCAATTGCCCATCCTCTCCAGCAACGTAACCAATAGCCAACAACAGCTTGGTAGCCAACAAAACGGAATGAACGGAACTGTAAACGGAAACGCCAACGCAGTTCCGACCACTAATTCTAATAACGCCAATAATGCCACTGGAAATGCCGCCAATTCCACGACTACGACCACAACAACCGGAAAGGGCAAGTCAAAACGccaaaagaaagaaaagaaacgcAAACCACCGAAGGAGAAAAAGCCTCGTCCCAAGCCGGGACAAATCCGCGAGACGAAGGCCCTGGACGGATCGCCGCTGTTCTGCTGTCCCGAGTGTCAGATGGCGTATCCGGAGCGTGGCCTGATCGAGCAGCACGTAATCTCGCACGCGGTGGAGCGCCGTTTCGTGTGCGATATTTGCCATGCCGCTTTGAAGCGGAAGGACCACCTTACCCGACACAAACTGTCGCACATTCCGGACCGGCCGCACATATGCAGC ATATGTTTGAAGTCGTTCAAACGCAAGGAACAGTTAACATTGCACATTGTTATCCACACCGGTGAGAAGAAGCACGTTTGCAATGAATGTGGAAAAG GATTCTACCGGAAGGATCACCTACGCAAGCACACCCGATCGCACATCGCCCGCCGCGTCAAGTCGGAAATGTCGGCCCAGTCAGGTACCGGAAATGGTTCGAACAGCTCCAACTccaacaataacaacaacaataacaatgcAGCACTTGCACCGTCGCTGATGGCCACCAACATGCAGGGTGCGCCGGTGACGGCCTCCTGA